A genomic region of Mycobacterium senriense contains the following coding sequences:
- the der gene encoding ribosome biogenesis GTPase Der gives MSQDGTWSDESDWDSVEFGLDELEEAGPAPVVAVVGRPNVGKSTLVNRILGRREAVVQDIPGVTRDRVSYDALWTGRRFVVQDTGGWEPDAKGLQQLVADQASVAMRTADAVILVVDAVVGATTADEAAARILLRSGKPVFLAANKVDSDKAEADAAMLWSLGLGEPYAISAMHGRGVADLLDAVLAALPEVSEVAPTSGGPRRVALVGKPNVGKSSLLNKLAGDQRSVVHDVAGTTVDPVDSLIELGDRVWRFVDTAGLRRKVGQASGHEFYASVRTRSAIDAAEVVIVLIDGSDPLTEQDQRVLSMVIEAGRALVLAFNKWDLVDEDRRELLEREIDRELVQLRWAPRVNISAKTGRALQKLVPAMETALASWDARIPTGPLNSWLKEVVAATPPPVRGGKQPRILFATQATARPPTFVLFTTGFLEAGYRRFLERRLRETFGFEGSPIRINVRIREKRGARRR, from the coding sequence GTGAGTCAAGACGGCACGTGGAGCGACGAAAGCGACTGGGATTCCGTCGAATTCGGCCTGGACGAACTGGAGGAGGCCGGTCCGGCGCCGGTGGTGGCGGTGGTCGGCCGGCCCAACGTCGGCAAGTCGACCCTGGTGAACCGGATCCTGGGCCGACGGGAAGCGGTGGTGCAGGACATCCCGGGCGTCACCCGCGACCGGGTGTCCTATGACGCGCTGTGGACCGGGCGCCGGTTCGTCGTGCAGGACACCGGGGGATGGGAACCCGACGCCAAGGGGCTGCAGCAGCTGGTGGCCGACCAGGCCTCGGTGGCCATGCGCACCGCCGACGCGGTGATCCTGGTGGTCGACGCCGTCGTCGGCGCCACCACGGCCGACGAGGCCGCCGCCCGGATCCTGCTCCGGTCGGGCAAGCCGGTCTTCTTGGCGGCCAACAAGGTTGACAGCGACAAGGCCGAGGCGGACGCCGCGATGCTGTGGTCGCTGGGGCTCGGTGAGCCGTACGCGATCAGCGCGATGCACGGCCGCGGTGTGGCGGACCTGCTCGACGCGGTGCTGGCCGCGCTGCCCGAGGTCTCCGAGGTGGCGCCCACGTCCGGTGGCCCGCGGCGCGTGGCGCTGGTCGGCAAGCCCAACGTCGGGAAGAGCTCGCTGTTGAACAAGCTCGCCGGTGACCAGCGCTCGGTGGTGCACGACGTCGCCGGGACCACGGTGGACCCGGTGGACTCGCTGATCGAGCTGGGCGACAGGGTGTGGCGGTTCGTCGACACCGCGGGACTGCGGCGCAAGGTCGGCCAGGCCAGCGGGCACGAGTTCTACGCCTCGGTGCGCACGCGCTCGGCCATCGACGCGGCCGAGGTGGTGATCGTGCTGATCGACGGGTCGGACCCGCTCACCGAACAGGACCAGCGGGTGCTGTCGATGGTCATCGAGGCCGGCCGCGCCCTGGTGCTGGCCTTCAACAAGTGGGACCTGGTCGACGAAGACCGCCGCGAGCTGTTGGAGCGCGAGATCGACCGCGAATTGGTGCAGCTGCGGTGGGCGCCGCGGGTCAACATCTCCGCCAAGACCGGGCGGGCGCTGCAGAAGTTGGTGCCCGCGATGGAGACCGCGCTGGCGTCGTGGGACGCGCGGATCCCCACCGGCCCGCTGAATTCGTGGCTCAAAGAGGTGGTGGCCGCCACGCCGCCCCCCGTGCGTGGGGGCAAGCAGCCGCGCATCCTGTTCGCCACCCAGGCCACCGCCCGGCCCCCGACGTTCGTGCTGTTCACCACAGGTTTTCTGGAGGCCGGGTATCGGCGCTTCCTGGAGCGGCGGCTGCGCGAGACGTTCGGGTTCGAGGGCTCGCCGATCCGGATCAACGTGCGGATACGCGAAAAGCGCGGAGCCAGGCGGCGCTGA
- a CDS encoding helix-turn-helix domain-containing protein: MSDTEPIVVGLTATEVTLLLFGTRDLMARCVFGGRPLPRLPRGFDTVHARLVSSVRGTKTCAPQPQSSRSAAEDLIDSTDAAEILHCSERWVRDDRFRDRIGGRNVGGRWVFPRQTVVQYAERKVDQR; the protein is encoded by the coding sequence ATGAGCGACACGGAACCGATCGTGGTCGGTCTCACAGCGACCGAAGTGACATTGCTGCTCTTTGGCACGCGCGACCTGATGGCTCGCTGTGTCTTCGGTGGCAGACCTCTGCCGCGTCTTCCGCGCGGGTTCGACACTGTGCATGCCCGCCTCGTTAGTTCCGTCCGCGGAACCAAAACTTGTGCGCCGCAGCCACAATCGTCACGATCGGCAGCAGAAGATCTCATCGACAGCACAGACGCCGCCGAAATCCTGCACTGCTCGGAAAGGTGGGTCCGTGATGATCGTTTCCGAGACAGGATCGGCGGTCGCAACGTCGGCGGTCGATGGGTCTTCCCGCGACAGACAGTCGTCCAGTACGCCGAACGAAAGGTAGACCAGCGCTAA
- a CDS encoding ParA family protein produces MTEQPDNGVELGLTGRPPRAIPEPQPRTSHGPAKVVAMCNQKGGVGKTTSTINLGAALAEYGRRVLLVDMDPQGALSAGLGVPHYELEKTIHNVLVEPRVSMDDVLLQTRVKHMDLVPSNIDLSAAEIQLVNEVGREQTLGRALHPVLDRYDYVLIDCQPSLGLLTVNGLACADGVVIPTECEYFSLRGLALLTDTVDKVRDRLNPKLEISGILLTRYDPRTVNSREVMARVVERFGDLVFDTVITRTVRFPETSVAGEPITTWAPRSTGAVAYRALAREFIDRFGA; encoded by the coding sequence ATGACCGAGCAGCCGGACAACGGCGTCGAGCTCGGTCTGACCGGGCGGCCGCCGCGGGCGATCCCGGAGCCACAGCCGCGCACCTCGCACGGCCCGGCCAAAGTCGTCGCCATGTGCAACCAGAAGGGCGGCGTCGGGAAGACCACGTCGACCATCAACCTGGGTGCCGCGCTCGCCGAGTACGGCCGCCGCGTGCTGCTGGTGGACATGGACCCGCAGGGCGCGCTGTCCGCCGGCCTGGGCGTCCCGCACTACGAGCTGGAAAAGACGATCCATAACGTCCTGGTCGAGCCGCGGGTGTCGATGGACGACGTGCTGCTGCAGACCCGGGTCAAGCACATGGATCTGGTGCCCAGCAACATCGACCTGTCGGCCGCCGAGATCCAGCTGGTCAACGAGGTGGGGCGCGAGCAGACACTGGGCCGCGCGCTGCACCCGGTGCTGGACCGCTACGACTACGTGCTGATCGACTGCCAGCCGTCGCTGGGGCTGCTCACCGTCAACGGCCTGGCCTGCGCCGACGGCGTGGTGATCCCGACCGAGTGCGAGTATTTCTCGCTGCGCGGGCTGGCGCTGCTGACCGACACCGTCGACAAGGTGCGCGACCGGCTGAATCCGAAGCTCGAGATCAGCGGGATCCTGCTGACCCGTTACGACCCGCGCACGGTCAACTCGCGCGAGGTGATGGCCCGGGTGGTGGAGCGCTTCGGGGATCTGGTGTTCGACACCGTGATCACCCGGACCGTCCGGTTCCCGGAGACCAGCGTGGCCGGCGAACCCATCACCACGTGGGCCCCGCGATCCACCGGGGCCGTCGCCTATCGCGCGCTGGCCCGTGAGTTCATTGACCGATTCGGCGCGTGA
- a CDS encoding helix-turn-helix domain-containing protein encodes MPKNPKLTPALRKLCTIPNVCEQLDVGRTTVYQLINDGTLRRVKIGSRTLIPQADVDAFVAGLLDAAAV; translated from the coding sequence GTGCCGAAGAACCCGAAACTCACTCCCGCGCTGCGCAAGCTATGCACCATCCCCAACGTCTGCGAACAGCTTGACGTCGGCCGTACCACCGTTTACCAGCTGATAAACGACGGCACGCTGCGCCGCGTGAAAATTGGATCGCGAACGCTGATTCCGCAAGCTGACGTCGACGCGTTCGTTGCCGGCCTGCTCGACGCCGCCGCTGTCTGA
- the xerD gene encoding site-specific tyrosine recombinase XerD: protein MKVALESQLQGYLDHLTIERGVAANTLSSYSRDLRRYTKHLSDRGIHDLAKVGENDVSEFLVALRRGDPDTGAAALSAVSAARALIAVRGLHRFAAAEGLAELDVARAVRPPTPGRRLPKSLTIDQVLALLEAAGGESPADGPLTLRNRALLELLYSTGARISEAVGLDVDDVDTHARSVLLRGKGGKQRLVPIGRPAVAALDAYLVRGRSELARRGRGTPGIFLNVRGGRLSRQSAWQVLQDAAERAGITSGVSPHMLRHSFATHLLEGGADVRVVQELLGHASVTTTQIYTMVTVHALREVWAEAHPRAQ, encoded by the coding sequence GTGAAAGTTGCCCTGGAGTCACAGCTACAGGGCTACCTCGACCACCTCACGATCGAGCGCGGCGTTGCCGCGAACACCCTGAGCTCGTACAGCCGCGACCTGCGCCGCTACACAAAACACTTGTCGGACCGCGGAATTCACGATCTGGCCAAGGTGGGCGAGAACGACGTGAGCGAGTTCTTGGTGGCGTTGCGCCGCGGCGATCCGGACACCGGGGCCGCCGCGCTGTCCGCGGTGTCGGCGGCGCGGGCGCTGATCGCGGTGCGCGGCCTGCACCGGTTCGCCGCCGCCGAAGGGCTGGCCGAACTCGACGTGGCGCGCGCGGTCCGTCCGCCGACGCCGGGCCGGCGGCTGCCCAAAAGCCTGACCATCGATCAGGTGCTGGCGCTGCTGGAGGCCGCCGGCGGCGAGAGCCCGGCAGACGGCCCGCTGACGCTGCGTAACCGGGCGCTGCTCGAACTCCTGTACTCCACCGGCGCGCGGATCTCCGAAGCCGTCGGCCTCGACGTCGACGACGTGGACACGCACGCCCGGTCGGTGTTGTTGCGCGGCAAAGGCGGCAAGCAGCGGCTGGTGCCGATCGGGCGTCCGGCCGTGGCCGCGCTGGATGCGTATTTGGTGCGGGGCCGTTCAGAGCTGGCCCGCCGCGGGCGCGGGACGCCGGGCATTTTCCTCAATGTGCGCGGCGGGCGGCTGTCGCGGCAGAGCGCGTGGCAGGTCCTGCAGGACGCGGCCGAACGCGCCGGGATCACCTCGGGGGTGTCGCCGCACATGCTGCGGCATTCCTTCGCCACCCACCTGCTGGAGGGCGGCGCCGACGTACGCGTCGTGCAGGAGCTGCTCGGCCACGCCTCGGTGACGACGACGCAGATCTACACGATGGTCACCGTGCACGCGCTGCGCGAAGTGTGGGCCGAGGCCCACCCGCGGGCGCAGTAG
- the cmk gene encoding (d)CMP kinase yields the protein MSDIVVAIDGPAGTGKSSVSKGLAQELGARYLDTGGMYRMVTLAVLRADIDPADAEAVAHTAETVQMSIDYRPDGDRYFLCGEDVSTEIRGDRVTGSVSAVSSVPAVRTRLVDLQREMAEGPGSVVVEGRDIGTVVLPDAPVKIFLTASAETRARRRNDQNVAAGLADDYEAVLADVRRRDHLDSTRAVSPLRAAPDAVVVDTSEMTEAQVISHLRDLVKQRSGAVR from the coding sequence GTGAGCGACATCGTGGTGGCCATCGATGGCCCGGCGGGCACCGGAAAGTCCTCGGTATCAAAGGGATTGGCGCAAGAGCTCGGCGCGCGCTACTTGGACACCGGCGGGATGTACCGGATGGTGACGCTGGCCGTGCTGCGCGCCGACATCGACCCGGCCGACGCCGAGGCCGTTGCGCACACGGCGGAAACGGTGCAGATGTCGATCGACTATCGCCCCGACGGCGACCGTTATTTCCTTTGCGGAGAGGATGTTTCGACGGAGATCCGTGGCGACCGGGTGACCGGCTCGGTGTCGGCGGTGTCCTCGGTTCCGGCCGTGCGCACCCGGCTCGTCGACCTGCAGCGCGAAATGGCCGAGGGCCCGGGCAGTGTCGTCGTCGAGGGCCGCGACATCGGCACAGTCGTGCTGCCCGACGCTCCCGTGAAGATCTTCCTGACCGCGTCGGCCGAGACCCGGGCGCGGCGGCGCAACGATCAGAACGTGGCGGCCGGGCTGGCCGACGACTACGAGGCGGTGCTGGCCGACGTGCGCCGGCGCGACCATCTGGACTCCACCCGGGCGGTGTCGCCGCTGCGGGCGGCCCCGGACGCGGTGGTCGTCGATACCAGCGAGATGACCGAGGCCCAGGTGATCTCGCACCTGCGGGACCTGGTCAAGCAGCGAAGCGGAGCGGTGCGGTGA
- the scpB gene encoding SMC-Scp complex subunit ScpB, which translates to MTEELPEIDLDSGIPDIAEVAPMESEELGSVLEALLLVVDTPVTAEALASATQQPVYRIATKLQEMAEQLTERDSGIDLRRNSEGWRMYTRARFAPYVEKLLLDGARSKLTRAALETLAVVAYRQPVTRARVSAVRGVNVDAVMRTLLARGLITEAGADEDTGAVTFATTDLFLERLGLTSLADLPDIAPLLPDVDTIEDLSESLDSEPRFIKLSGGQSSGQSLTFDVDQD; encoded by the coding sequence ATGACTGAAGAACTGCCCGAGATCGACCTGGATTCAGGCATCCCGGACATCGCCGAAGTCGCGCCCATGGAGTCCGAGGAGCTCGGTTCCGTGCTCGAGGCGCTGCTGTTGGTGGTGGACACCCCGGTGACCGCGGAGGCGCTGGCGTCGGCCACCCAGCAGCCGGTGTACCGGATCGCCACCAAGCTGCAGGAGATGGCCGAGCAACTCACCGAGCGCGACAGCGGCATCGATCTGCGCCGGAACAGTGAGGGGTGGCGGATGTACACCCGCGCCCGGTTTGCGCCCTATGTCGAGAAGCTGCTGCTGGACGGCGCGCGGTCCAAGCTGACCCGGGCGGCGCTGGAGACACTGGCCGTGGTCGCCTACCGCCAGCCGGTGACGCGCGCGCGGGTGAGCGCGGTGCGCGGTGTCAACGTCGACGCCGTGATGCGCACGCTGCTGGCGCGGGGTCTGATCACCGAGGCCGGCGCCGACGAGGACACCGGCGCGGTGACGTTCGCCACCACCGACCTGTTCCTGGAGCGGCTGGGGCTGACCTCGTTGGCGGATCTTCCGGACATCGCGCCGCTGCTTCCCGACGTCGATACGATCGAGGACCTCAGCGAATCCCTGGACAGCGAGCCACGTTTCATCAAATTGTCCGGCGGTCAATCGTCCGGCCAGTCGCTGACGTTCGACGTGGACCAGGATTGA
- a CDS encoding AAA family ATPase, whose amino-acid sequence MTEDLLARGRAIAERLQSEASQVPAVIVVGQDAETVQLPEYGVSGAEFVLDAPAGIPAIWGRDNSVLWSAGEALMLAGGQGLGKTTLALALVRELLGLGTGSLLGLPVRADVGRVLYLAMDRPNQIARAAGRIFGEADRQVLAERLQVWRGPPTRDLAANPGTLARMVEYYDAGVVVVDSLKDAAVSLSEDRVGAQWNRARQNVLALGCQMLELHHPKKRNPLTPRAAPSVDDVYGSTWLTSGCGSVVLLAGEPGDPIVSFRHVKQPADEVGPYRLLHDQTAGVMTVDHAVDLVALVRAAGVDGLTAKGAAQAITEKQAPTRADVEKARRKLDQLAAGGVLVCIEGSRGGGELRQSTAWFLAENQSRPIHESEETAGRDVTQPFADSEYHASITPITRNRTVQDEPSRKQSRQSRH is encoded by the coding sequence ATGACCGAGGACCTATTGGCTCGGGGCCGCGCGATCGCCGAGCGATTGCAGTCCGAGGCCAGCCAGGTGCCCGCCGTGATTGTCGTCGGTCAGGATGCAGAGACGGTGCAGTTGCCCGAGTACGGGGTGAGCGGTGCCGAGTTCGTGCTGGACGCGCCTGCCGGCATTCCCGCGATTTGGGGCCGTGATAACTCGGTGCTTTGGTCGGCGGGTGAGGCGTTGATGCTGGCCGGCGGGCAAGGGCTGGGTAAGACAACGTTGGCGTTGGCGCTGGTGCGGGAGCTTCTTGGGCTGGGCACCGGCAGCTTGCTCGGGCTGCCGGTCAGAGCCGACGTGGGCCGGGTGCTGTATCTGGCGATGGATCGGCCCAACCAGATTGCGCGGGCCGCGGGTCGGATCTTCGGAGAGGCCGACCGCCAAGTTCTGGCCGAGCGTCTACAAGTGTGGCGCGGCCCGCCGACACGCGACCTCGCGGCCAACCCCGGCACGTTGGCGCGGATGGTCGAGTACTACGACGCGGGCGTGGTGGTGGTCGACAGCCTGAAGGATGCGGCCGTGAGCCTGAGTGAGGATCGAGTTGGCGCGCAGTGGAATCGGGCGCGGCAAAACGTGCTAGCTCTGGGCTGTCAGATGTTGGAGTTGCACCACCCCAAGAAGCGCAACCCTCTCACGCCCCGGGCCGCTCCGTCGGTCGACGACGTGTACGGCTCGACATGGCTGACGTCGGGCTGCGGATCAGTGGTGCTGCTCGCAGGCGAACCCGGCGACCCGATCGTCAGCTTCCGGCACGTGAAGCAGCCGGCCGACGAGGTCGGGCCGTACCGGCTGCTGCACGACCAAACGGCTGGCGTGATGACCGTCGACCACGCCGTCGATCTGGTCGCGCTGGTGCGCGCGGCGGGCGTCGATGGCCTGACGGCTAAGGGCGCCGCGCAGGCTATCACGGAGAAGCAGGCGCCCACGCGGGCCGATGTCGAGAAGGCCCGTCGCAAGCTCGACCAGCTTGCCGCAGGGGGTGTGCTGGTGTGCATCGAGGGCAGCCGGGGCGGTGGCGAGCTGCGTCAGAGCACTGCGTGGTTTCTGGCCGAGAACCAATCACGCCCCATTCACGAATCCGAAGAAACCGCTGGTAGAGACGTCACGCAGCCGTTCGCCGATTCTGAATATCACGCATCAATCACCCCCATCACGAGGAACAGAACGGTGCAGGACGAGCCGTCACGCAAGCAATCACGGCAATCACGCCATTAG
- a CDS encoding NUDIX domain-containing protein — protein MAEHAFETTSSETLYIGKIFALRRDQVRMPGGNEVTREVVEHFGAVAVVAMDDDDNILMVYQYRHPLGRRLWELPAGLLDVHGEAPHLTAARELQEEAGLKAGDWRVLVDLDSTPGFSDESVRVYLATELSQVDRPEAHDEEADMKLQWFSLEDAAQQALNGEIVNSIAVAGIMAAHVVTREFMHTRPVDSPWKDKPTAFAARKASQ, from the coding sequence GTGGCTGAGCACGCCTTCGAGACCACGTCGTCCGAAACCTTATACATCGGAAAGATTTTCGCGCTGCGGCGCGATCAGGTTCGGATGCCGGGCGGTAACGAAGTCACCAGGGAGGTCGTCGAGCACTTCGGCGCCGTCGCCGTGGTGGCGATGGACGACGACGACAACATCCTCATGGTCTATCAGTATCGGCACCCGCTCGGGCGCCGACTGTGGGAGCTGCCGGCCGGGCTGCTCGACGTCCACGGCGAGGCGCCGCATCTGACCGCGGCCAGGGAGCTGCAGGAAGAGGCCGGCCTAAAAGCCGGCGACTGGCGGGTGCTGGTAGATCTGGATTCCACGCCCGGCTTCAGCGACGAATCGGTGCGCGTCTACCTGGCGACCGAATTGAGCCAAGTGGATCGGCCCGAGGCGCATGACGAAGAAGCCGACATGAAGCTGCAGTGGTTTTCCCTGGAGGATGCCGCGCAGCAGGCACTCAACGGTGAGATCGTCAATTCCATTGCCGTCGCTGGGATTATGGCCGCACACGTGGTCACCAGAGAGTTCATGCACACCCGCCCGGTGGACAGCCCGTGGAAAGACAAGCCGACCGCGTTCGCGGCGCGGAAGGCCTCGCAGTGA
- a CDS encoding segregation/condensation protein A produces the protein MNATETGEAPQQNGFQVRLTNFEGPFDLLLQLIFAHRLDVTEVALHQVTDDFIAYTREIGPQLELEETTAFLVVAATLLDLKAARLLPAGQVDDDEDLALLEVRDLLFARLLQYRAFKHVAEMFAELEATALRSYPRSVSLEDRFTELLPEVMIGVDAERFAQIAAIAFSPRPVPTVSVAHLHQVQVSVPEQAKKLLAILEARGSGAWATFSDLVADCEASMEVVGRFLALLELYRSRAVAFDQSEPLGVLQISWTGERPASEALVEVRDE, from the coding sequence GTGAACGCGACCGAAACCGGTGAGGCGCCACAGCAGAACGGCTTCCAGGTCCGCCTGACCAATTTCGAGGGTCCGTTCGACCTGCTGCTGCAGCTGATCTTCGCGCATCGCCTCGACGTGACCGAGGTGGCGCTCCACCAGGTCACCGACGACTTCATCGCCTACACCCGCGAAATCGGTCCACAGCTGGAGCTGGAGGAGACCACGGCGTTCCTGGTGGTCGCCGCGACCCTGCTGGACCTGAAGGCGGCGCGGCTGCTGCCCGCCGGACAAGTCGACGACGACGAAGACCTCGCGCTGCTGGAGGTGCGGGACCTGCTGTTCGCCCGGCTGCTGCAGTATCGCGCATTCAAGCACGTCGCCGAGATGTTCGCCGAACTCGAGGCCACGGCGCTGCGCAGCTACCCGCGCTCGGTGTCGCTGGAGGACCGGTTCACCGAACTGCTGCCCGAGGTGATGATCGGTGTCGACGCCGAACGGTTCGCCCAGATCGCCGCGATCGCGTTCAGCCCGCGGCCCGTCCCGACCGTGTCGGTCGCGCACCTGCACCAGGTCCAGGTCTCGGTTCCCGAGCAGGCCAAGAAGCTGCTGGCCATCCTGGAAGCGCGGGGCAGCGGGGCGTGGGCGACGTTCTCCGACCTGGTCGCCGACTGTGAGGCGTCGATGGAGGTGGTCGGGCGCTTCCTGGCGCTGCTCGAACTGTATCGGTCCCGGGCGGTAGCATTCGACCAGTCAGAGCCGCTTGGCGTGCTCCAAATCTCGTGGACCGGGGAACGTCCGGCCAGTGAAGCCTTGGTAGAAGTGCGGGACGAATGA
- a CDS encoding O-methyltransferase, giving the protein MSLKRRIPLLRWSVWRMATGNRNITTTGQIGDGREAAAVEYVLANARAGDIDDVLATIDKFAYQKSLLINVGDEKGLLLDAAVRRANPAVALELGTYVGYGALRIARAAPNAKVYSVELAEANAANARQIWVHAGVADRVTCVVGTIGDGGRTLDALANEHGFAEGTLDFVFLDHDKDAYLGDLKSVMERGWLHPGSIVVADNVRVPGAPKYREYMHRQQGKRFNTVEHKAHLEYQTMLSDLVLESDYLGD; this is encoded by the coding sequence ATGAGCCTGAAGCGACGGATACCTCTACTGCGTTGGTCGGTCTGGCGCATGGCCACCGGGAATCGCAACATCACCACGACGGGCCAGATCGGTGACGGGCGCGAAGCGGCCGCCGTCGAGTACGTGCTGGCGAACGCGCGAGCCGGCGACATCGACGACGTGCTGGCCACCATCGACAAGTTCGCCTACCAGAAATCGCTGCTGATCAACGTCGGCGACGAGAAGGGGCTGCTGCTCGACGCCGCGGTGCGCCGCGCGAATCCGGCGGTGGCACTGGAGTTGGGCACCTACGTCGGATACGGCGCGCTGCGGATCGCCAGGGCGGCCCCGAACGCCAAGGTGTACTCCGTCGAACTCGCCGAGGCCAACGCCGCCAACGCCCGCCAGATCTGGGTGCACGCCGGCGTCGCCGACCGGGTGACGTGCGTGGTCGGCACCATCGGCGACGGCGGGCGCACCCTGGACGCGCTGGCCAACGAGCACGGGTTCGCCGAAGGCACACTGGATTTCGTGTTCCTCGACCACGACAAGGACGCCTACCTCGGAGACCTGAAGAGCGTCATGGAGCGCGGCTGGCTGCATCCGGGCTCGATCGTGGTCGCCGACAACGTCCGGGTGCCGGGCGCGCCGAAGTACCGCGAGTACATGCACCGCCAGCAGGGCAAGCGATTCAACACCGTCGAGCACAAGGCGCACCTCGAGTACCAGACGATGCTGTCCGACCTGGTGCTGGAGTCCGACTACCTCGGCGACTGA
- a CDS encoding tyrosine-type recombinase/integrase → MGTRRADGEGSYRQRPNGLWEASTRYTTPDGERKRLSVYGKTRAEARGKLNDARKRIAEGAPPRDDKQTVGSWLESWRTTALPASSRKATTQELYANLCRKHLEGDAKLAALRLDQIRPTHIESLVMRLRGKELSDSTVRQVYTVLRAALDIAVRDGLLAANPTAKVKRPAVTPKEARYLSTEDVRRLLSHLDGLRYRLAVLVLAATGMRRGEVAGLRWADVDLTKGELTVAGVVVRVSGALAWTAPKTDRSRRRIPLTTGLIAELKKHRRTQIAERLHAGDQWVETGAVFATEGGGWLDPRNLLRTVEIAAGKAGIENVGAHTLRHSAAVGWLESGVHIKAAADLLGHASISITGDLYGHTSDDAARAAVKGLGDALGL, encoded by the coding sequence ATGGGCACACGACGAGCCGACGGTGAAGGCTCTTACCGGCAGCGGCCAAACGGACTGTGGGAAGCGTCCACCAGGTACACCACACCTGACGGGGAGCGGAAACGGCTCAGCGTGTACGGGAAGACCCGCGCTGAGGCGCGCGGCAAGCTAAACGACGCGCGCAAGCGGATCGCTGAGGGCGCTCCCCCGCGCGACGACAAGCAGACGGTCGGGTCGTGGTTGGAGTCCTGGCGCACGACGGCGCTGCCGGCGTCGTCGCGCAAAGCAACCACTCAGGAGCTTTATGCGAATCTGTGTCGCAAGCACTTGGAAGGCGACGCCAAACTTGCCGCGCTGAGGCTCGACCAGATTCGGCCGACCCACATCGAATCGCTCGTAATGCGTCTGCGCGGCAAGGAGTTATCCGACAGCACCGTTCGACAGGTGTACACGGTGCTGCGGGCCGCGCTCGATATCGCTGTCCGCGACGGACTGCTGGCGGCCAATCCGACGGCGAAGGTGAAGCGTCCCGCTGTCACGCCGAAAGAAGCGCGCTATCTGTCCACCGAAGACGTGCGGCGACTCCTGAGCCATCTGGACGGGCTTCGGTACCGGCTAGCGGTGCTGGTGCTCGCGGCAACCGGAATGCGCCGCGGCGAAGTCGCCGGCCTGCGCTGGGCTGACGTCGACCTGACTAAGGGTGAGTTGACCGTGGCCGGCGTCGTCGTGCGCGTCTCTGGCGCGTTGGCGTGGACGGCGCCGAAGACTGATCGTTCGCGCCGGCGCATCCCGTTGACGACCGGGCTGATCGCCGAGTTGAAGAAGCACCGCAGGACGCAGATCGCCGAGCGCCTGCACGCTGGCGACCAATGGGTCGAAACGGGCGCCGTGTTCGCCACCGAGGGCGGCGGGTGGCTCGACCCGCGCAACCTACTGCGCACCGTCGAGATTGCAGCGGGCAAGGCTGGGATCGAGAACGTCGGCGCGCACACGCTGCGCCACTCGGCGGCCGTCGGCTGGTTGGAGTCCGGCGTCCACATTAAAGCCGCGGCCGACTTGCTCGGACACGCGTCGATCAGCATCACAGGCGATCTGTACGGGCACACCAGCGATGACGCCGCGCGGGCCGCGGTGAAGGGACTCGGCGATGCGCTCGGACTGTGA
- a CDS encoding pseudouridine synthase, translating to MDEDQGIRLQKVLSQAGIASRRAAEKLIIDGRVEVDGQVVTELGTRVDPDSAVIRVDGARVVLDDSQVYLALNKPRGVHSTMSDDRGRPCIGDLVERKVRGNKNLFHVGRLDADTEGLILLTNDGELAHRLMHPSHEVPKTYLATVTGSVPRGLGKKLRAGIELDDGPAKLDEFAVVDAIPGKTLVRVTLHEGRNRIVRRLLAAAGFPVESLVRTDIGPVSLGKQRPGTFRALAHHEIGQLYKAVGL from the coding sequence ATGGACGAAGATCAGGGGATCCGGCTGCAAAAAGTGTTGTCCCAAGCCGGAATTGCGTCGCGGCGGGCCGCCGAGAAGTTGATTATCGACGGCCGCGTCGAGGTGGACGGCCAGGTGGTGACCGAGCTGGGCACCCGCGTCGACCCGGACTCCGCGGTGATCCGCGTCGACGGCGCCCGGGTGGTGCTCGACGACTCGCAGGTGTATCTGGCCCTGAACAAGCCGCGCGGCGTGCACTCGACCATGTCCGACGACCGCGGGCGACCGTGCATCGGCGATCTGGTCGAGCGCAAGGTTCGCGGCAACAAGAACCTGTTTCACGTCGGGCGGTTGGACGCCGACACCGAAGGGTTGATCCTGCTGACCAACGACGGCGAGCTCGCGCACCGGCTGATGCACCCTTCCCACGAGGTGCCCAAGACATACCTGGCGACGGTGACCGGGTCGGTGCCACGTGGGCTCGGCAAGAAGTTGCGTGCCGGCATCGAGTTGGACGACGGGCCGGCCAAACTCGACGAGTTCGCGGTGGTGGACGCCATTCCGGGCAAGACGCTGGTGCGGGTGACGCTGCACGAGGGGCGCAATCGCATCGTGCGCCGGCTGTTGGCGGCCGCGGGATTCCCGGTGGAGTCGTTGGTGCGCACCGACATCGGGCCGGTCTCGCTGGGCAAGCAGCGGCCGGGCACCTTCCGGGCGCTGGCTCATCATGAGATCGGCCAGCTGTACAAAGCGGTGGGCCTGTGA